A DNA window from Pyrus communis chromosome 3, drPyrComm1.1, whole genome shotgun sequence contains the following coding sequences:
- the LOC137728902 gene encoding CCG-binding protein 1, with translation MIRSVMLRSCPPSSPLLREAYPTTRSSPSLLTARTPNFTSTVCSSSRNHSYIPKLEPFSRSKFERGIKDPPLIEKCENELSEYCSTLEGDESYSCWRAYFELKDLEKEMPKQDVEKLILQAGGVKTLVGCLHGIAGIQKEKKLGFNSAKPSNVGKGERECPIPDGLPKSADELEEEERGRMPDSPFTRLLRIKGRHPVWFSQAPDHETD, from the exons ATGATAAGGTCAGTCATGCTTCGATCTTGTCCGCCGTCTTCTCCTCTGCTCCGAGAAGCTTATCCCACCACACGATCATCCCCGTCGTTGTTAACGGCAAGAACGCCGAACTTCACATCCACTGTTTGTTCCTCGTCGAGAAATCATTCTTATATTCCAAAGCTCGAGCCTTTCAGCCGGTCAAAGTTTGAGCGCGGCATTAAAGACCCGCCCTTGATCGAAAAGTGCGAGAACGAGCTCTCTG AGTACTGTTCGACGCTGGAAGGAGACGAGTCCTATAGCTGCTGGAGAGCATATTTCGAGCTCAAAGATCTCGAG AAGGAGATGCCAAAACAGGATGTGGAGAAGCTGATTCTTCAGGCAGGAGGCGTGAAGACGTTGGTGGGCTGCCTACACGGGATTGCaggaatccaaaaggaaaagaagttgggattCAATTCGGCAAAGCCGTCGAATGTgggaaaaggagagagagagtgtccGATACCAGATGGGTTGCCGAAATCGGCTGATGAgctggaggaagaagaaagaggaagaatgCCTGATTCACCCTTCACCAGGCTGCTTAGAATCAAGGGGAGGCACCCTGTTTGGTTTTCTCAGGCCCCCGACCACGAAACAGATTAG
- the LOC137728150 gene encoding pollen-specific leucine-rich repeat extensin-like protein 3: MAPSLLSPTALGYCFLLFSLLLSSFPALSFALTNAEAAHIAHRQLTSLPENGDLPDNYEVQVDAKLKFENDRLKRAYVALQAQKRAIFSDPFNFTANWVGENVCAYKGVFCAPALDNPSLNVVAGIDLNHADIAGHLVVEMGLLTDLALFHINSNRFCGIVPESCRRLTLMYEFDISNNRFVGRFPGVVLRWPNCKYLDLRFNGFEGELPPELFTKEFDAIFLNHNRFTSVIPETIGNSKVSVVSFAFNNFSGCIPHSVGNMCNVNELIFMNNQLGGCFPPEIGNLGKLQVFEVSYNGFIGSLPKSFVGLQSIEELDIGYNRLTGFVTDKICTLPKMANFTFAYNYFSGEAQKCMPNPKSKIMLDDSGNCMPGRPKQKNTKTCFPVVTKPVDCSKNCGGSSTPEKPKTPKPQQPPTPKAERPPTPKSEPPPTPKAKPPSTPKAEPPPTPKVELPPTPKVEPPPTPKVEPPPTPKAELPPTPKVEPPHTPKVEPPPTPKVEPPATPKAEPPPTPKAEPPPTPKAKPPPKPKAETPPTPKAKPPSTPKVEPPPTPKAEPPPTPKAEPPPTPKAEPPPAPKAEPPPTPKAEPPPAPKVEPPLIPKAEPPSTPKAEPPSTPKVELPPAPKAEPPPVPKAEPPPSPKAEPPPMPKVEPPSTPKVEPPPTPKAEPPPTPEAEPPQTPEAEPPQAPEVEPPQAPKAEPPPAPKVEPPPTPKVEPPPTPKVKPPPTPKAEPPETPEIETPLTPAPSPSPIGRSPKEDPLYPIQPPPTPEPMQSPPLQSPTPEPTPEPVQSPPHVQSPPPTIESPPPPVQSPPPPVESPPPPTQSPPPPVESPPPPIESPPPPVQSPPPPVQSPPPPIESPPPPVQSPPPPVESPPPPVQSPPPPVESPPPPVQSPPPPVESPPPPVQSPPPPVESPPPPVQSPPPPVESPPPPVQSPPPPIESPPPPVQSPPPPVESPPPPVQSPPPPVQSPPPPVESPPPPAPTPSPPLPPPVQSSPPTQPDFVLPPNIGALYSSPPPPMFPGY; this comes from the coding sequence ATGGCTCCATCTCTTCTCTCCCCCACGGCCTTGGGCTACTgctttcttctcttctcccttcTTCTCTCTTCGTTTCCAGCTCTTTCATTCGCCCTAACTAATGCTGAAGCTGCTCACATAGCCCACCGCCAACTCACTTCTCTCCCGGAGAATGGTGACCTCCCAGACAACTACGAGGTTCAAGTCGACGCCAAGCTTAAATTTGAAAACGATAGGCTCAAGAGGGCTTATGTCGCTCTCCAGGCGCAGAAGAGAGCTATTTTTTCCGACCCTTTTAACTTCACCGCTAACTGGGTAGGGGAGAATGTTTGTGCCTACAAAGGGGTGTTCTGTGCTCCGGCGCTCGACAACCCGAGCTTGAACGTGGTGGCCGGCATAGATCTCAACCATGCAGACATTGCAGGACATCTCGTTGTCGAAATGGGGCTCCTTACCGACCTCGCTCTCTTCCACATCAACTCCAACAGATTTTGTGGTATCGTCCCAGAGAGCTGCAGAAGGTTGACGCTTATGTACGAGTTCGACATCAGCAACAACCGATTCGTTGGTCGTTTTCCTGGAGTCGTCCTGAGATGGCCTAATTGCAAGTACCTTGACCTCAGGTTCAATGGCTTCGAAGGTGAGCTACCTCCAGAGCTTTTCACCAAGGAGTTTGATGCCATTTTCTTGAACCACAACAGATTCACGTCAGTGATTCCAGAGACGATTGGAAACTCCAAGGTTTCTGTTGTTTCATTTGCGTTTAACAATTTCAGTGGTTGCATCCCGCACAGCGTTGGGAACATGTGCAATGTGAACGAGCTGATCTTCATGAACAATCAGCTTGGCGGGTGCTTCCCTCCTGAGATTGGAAACCTTGGAAAATTGCAAGTTTTTGAGGTGAGCTACAATGGATTTATAGGTTCTTTACCAAAAAGCTTTGTCGGGCTACAGAGCATTGAGGAATTGGATATTGGGTACAACAGGTTGACAGGGTTTGTGACTGATAAGATTTGCACGTTGCCTAAGATGGCCAATTTCACATTTGCTTACAACTATTTTAGTGGGGAGGCTCAAAAATGTATGCCTAATCCTAAATCGAAGATAATGTTGGATGATTCAGGCAACTGCATGCCAGGAAGGCCCAAGCAAAAGAACACAAAGACTTGTTTCCCTGTGGTAACTAAGCCCGTGGATTGCAGCAAGAATTGTGGTGGATCTTCTACACCAGAAAAGCCTAAAACACcaaagcctcaacaacctccaACGCCAAAGGCTGAACGACCACCTACACCAAAGTCTGAGCCACCACCAACGCCAAAGGCTAAACCGCCATCCACGCCAAAAGCTGAGCCACCACCCACGCCTAAGGTCGAGCTGCCACCAACACCAAAGGTTGAGCCACCACCAACTCCAAAGGTTGAGCCGCCACCCACTCCGAAGGCTGAGTTGCCACCCACACCAAAGGTGGAGCCCCCACACACCCCGAAGGTCGAGCCACCACCCACTCCCAAGGTCGAGCCACCAGCCACACCTAAGGCCGAGCCACCACCCACTCCAAAGGCAGAGCCACCACCTACGCCTAAGGCTAAACCGCCACCCAAACCAAAAGCTGAGACACCACCAACTCCAAAGGCAAAGCCACCATCGACACCTAAGGTCGAGCCACCACCAACTCCAAAGGCTGAGCCACCACCGACTCCAAAGGCCGAGCCACCACCGACTCCAAAGGCAGAGCCACCACCTGCACCCAAGGCAGAGCCACCTCCCACACCCAAGGCTGAGCCACCACCTGCACCTAAAGTCGAGCCACCACTCATACCAAAGGCTGAGCCACCATCTACACCGAAGGCCGAGCCACCTTCCACACCCAAGGTTGAGCTACCACCAGCACCAAAGGCCGAACCACCTCCGGTGCCTAAGGCCGAACCACCCCCTTCACCAAAGGCAGAGCCACCTCCCATGCCAAAGGTAGAGCCACCTTCCACACCTAAAGTTGAGCCACCTCCAACACCAAAGGCTGAACCACCTCCAACACCAGAGGCCGAGCCACCCCAAACACCAGAAGCTGAACCACCCCAAGCACCTGAGGTCGAACCACCGCAAGCACCTAAGGCCGAGCCACCTCCTGCACCAAAGGTTGAGCCTCCTCCTACACCTAAAGTTGAGCCACCTCCAACACCAAAGGTAAAGCCACCACCGACACCAAAGGCAGAGCCACCCGAAACACCAGAGATTGAGACACCACTAACACCCGCACCTTCACCAAGCCCAATTGGTCGTAGCCCTAAGGAAGATCCATTATATCCAATTCAACCACCACCAACACCAGAGCCTATGCAATCTCCTCCGCTACAATCTCCAACACCAGAACCAACACCAGAGCCTGTGCAATCTCCACCACATGTCCAATCCCCTCCACCAACAATTGAATCTCCACCACCGCCTGTCcaatctccaccaccaccagttGAATCCCCACCACCGCCTACCcaatctccaccaccaccagttgaatccccaccaccaccaattgAATCCCCACCACCGCCTGTCCAATCCCCACCACCACCTGTCcaatctccaccaccaccaattgAATCCCCACCACCGCCTGTCcaatctccaccaccaccagttGAATCGCCACCACCGCCTGTCcaatctccaccaccaccagttGAATCCCCACCACCGCCTGTCcaatctccaccaccaccagtGGAATCGCCACCACCGCCTGTCcaatctccaccaccaccagttGAATCGCCACCACCACCTGTCcaatctccaccaccaccagttGAATCCCCACCACCGCCTGTCcaatctccaccaccaccaattgaatccccaccaccacctgtccaatctccaccaccaccagttGAATCCCCACCACCACCTGTCCAATCTCCACCACCACCTGTCCAATCCCCACCACCACCAGTCGAATCACCTCCTCCCCCAGCTCCAACTCCATCTCCTCCTTTGCCTCCTCCTGTGCAGTCTTCACCACCAACCCAACCAGACTTCGTGCTACCACCAAACATTGGAGCACTATACTCATCGCCACCACCGCCAATGTTCCCAGGCTATTGA